The window ACGGTTTGACTTCCCTGCAGATGGATATCAAGATTGATGGTGTTGATCGCGATATTATGGGTCGTGCTCTCGAGCAGGCCAAGGCAGGACGTATTCACATCCTGGAGGAGATGGGCCAAGGTATTTCCGAGTCCCGCGAAGAGGTTGCAGACCATGCACCGAAATACTTCGTCCACAAGATCAACCCGGATAAGATTCGTGACATCATCGGCCCTGGTGGCAAAATCATCAAAGGACTTTCAGAAGAGTTCGATGCCAAGATTGAGGTTGATGACAGCGGTCTGGTGAAAATGTTCACTGTCAACGGCACCCTTGGTGACGCCCTGATCGCCAAAGTCAAGGAACTCACTGCAGAGGTAGAGATTGGTGCAGTTTACAAGGGTACCGTGAAAACCATTAAGGATTTCGGTGCTTTTGTAGAAATTCTGCCGGGAACCGATGGTCTTGTTCACATCTCTGAGCTTGACACCAAGCGTGTTGCTAAGGTATCAGATGTGGTGAGCGAGGGTGACGAGATTGAGGTAACTGTCCTTGATGTCGACAACCGCGGCCGTATTCGTCTCAGCCGTAAGGCATTGCTGAGTGACTGATCACTGAAAAGGGATCAGATTTGATATTAAGCCGGCTCTTTATGGGCCGGCTTTTTTTTTCTTTTTTTTCATTTTGAACCAGGCCATTATGACATCTTTTCGAACTCCCACAGTACGAAGCTTGCCAGTTAAATTCTGTTGGTTACTGCCTGAAGAACAACATGATCTCCAGTTGCCATCATATGAAACAGCCGGGTCTGCCGGTATGGATGTAGGGGCGGCGGTGGAGGATGATCTTGAGCTCGCACCAGGTGAAATTGTGTTGGTGCCGACCGGCTTTGCCGTTGCTATTCCCGAAGGTTTCGAAATACAGGTTCGACCACGTAGTGGCCTGGCTGTAAAGCATGGCATTACTATTATAAATAGTCCTGGCACAATCGATTCAGACTATCGCGGTGAGGTGAAAGTCGGCCTCATCAACCTGGGAAAAAACAGCTTTACCATCAGGCGGGGGGATCGTATAGCTCAACTGGTTCTTGCTCCGGTAACGCTGGCCTGCTGGGATGTCTGTACCGAACTTGATGATACCGATCGCGGCGCTGGAGGCTTCGGCCATACCGGAGTTCGCTGACATGAGATTCAGTGTGCTTGGCAGCGGCAGCCGGGGAAATTCTGTCTATATAGAAAGCGGTGCTACCGGGATACTTATTGATAATGGTTTCTCAGGTAAAGAGCTTGAGAAACGGTTACTTTCTATTGGTCGAAGTCTGGACAATATTACAGCGATCTGTCTGACCCACGAACATAATGACCATGTTGCCGGAGCAGGAGTTATTTCGCGGCGCTGCAAGGTACCTGTTCATGCAAATCCAGGTACCTTTGAGGGGGCGGAGAAGAGGCTGGGTAAGCTATATCAGAGGGCTGATTTTGCCACGGGAGACGAGTTGAGCATCGACGATCTTCAGGTGAGATCGTTTCGCATCTCCCATGATACACTCGATCCGGTTGGCTATGTGGTGAGTGATGGTACGAAACATTTTGGCTACTGTACCGATACAGGTAAAGTTTCTAAGTTGATGGAGTTACGGCTTGCCCGGTGCCATGGCCTCGTCCTTGAGTTTAACCATGACCCGGAAATGTTGAAGAATGGACCGTATCCACTGATGCTCAAGCAAAGGGTGCGATCCAGTCATGGCCATCTGGCAAACGAGGAAGCTGGAGAGTTCTTAGGTAGCCTGGTACACAACTCTTTGCAGGTTGCGGTATTGGCTCACCTGAGCGAAACCAATAATACCCCTAATTTTGCCATGGCTGCTGCGCTGCCCCACATGCCGGCTGACCATCCTGCCAGACTGCTTGCCGCTGAGCAGGACAAGGCGACAGATCTTTTTCAACTCTGATCTTTTTGAAGTGTGCTGGAGATGAATCCATCTACTCAGTGACATTTTCAACTTCCCGTCTGTCTCGAGCAATTATCGACGCCTGCACTTTGTTGGCCTGGTGATAACGATAAAATCGTCACCGCCTGATTGACCTGAAAAACCGATAGTGCTCTTGTCGATTTTTTGACAGCTTCTATCAGAATGTCTCCGGTCTTTGTGATCACACGCTCGACCTCTTCAATACCGTGATCAGTGTTGAATGGTTTTAAGCCACAGGGTTGAAGATCTCGCTAACAGAAACAGTTCCTGTATAAAAGAAAAAGGCCCGGTGCTAAAAATATAGCCCGGGCCTTGCAGTATGCAGGCCCTTACAATAAAAAAAGAGCCTGACCCCGTAAGGGGCCAAAACGCGTTTTAGGCTTTGGGAAGCTTGATGCGCTCGTCTTTTTTACGTTTGGGATTTGCGCGATAAAGAATCAGGGTTTTACCAATGATTTGAACAAGGTAACTGTCTGTTGCCTTGGCGAGCTGTTCTCCGCCCAGATCCTTTTCCACACCACTGTTTTTGCCAAGTTTTACCTTGATAAGCTCGCGTCGTTCGAGTTCGACATCGGCGGCTTCGATAAGCGATTCGCTCAAACCTTCCTTACCAACCTGAACCAGCGCCGGCAGGTCATGAGCGAGGCTTTTAAGATATTTCTTCTGCCTGCTGGTAAGAGCAGGTTTTTCGTCATTTTTAATTTCAGTCATAGTGGTGAACAACCTGTTGTTCTGCTGCCTATAGAATTACAACTCTACGATAAGCAGTTAACTTATTAAATTTTTAAAGATTTCATAGCCGCCTACCCAGGTGCCGATAGCTGAGCCGAGACCGGTGAAGAAAAATACCAGGAAGACCCTGAGAAGTTTATTTTTCCACCAGCCGGTGAAGGACGAGATGTCATCACCAACTGATTCAAATTCACGAACTACAGGAGGTCGTGTCATAACCTGAATAAAAGCGGTTACATAACCTGCACCGATAACCGGTGTCAGGCTTGTGATAGGGGCTGCGGTAAAAGCCCCTATAGTGGTGAACGGGTGGGCAAGTGCCAAAAGGGCACCACAAGCCGCAGGAATACCGTTGGCGACAATCCAAAACATCAAATTGGCACCTGCAACACTGGCGCCTTTCATCACCCCGATGGCCACGAGTGAAGCGAGAATCAGCATGGGGACAGACCACCCTGCGACTTTCCATCCCTTGGAAATCGGCGGAATAGTGCTAATTTCCGCTATCTTGTTTTGCTGATCCTGCGGTAAAGACTTTTTTATACCTGCTACATGTCCTGCACCGACTACTGCAACCAGTTTCTGACCAGCAGAAGCTTTAATTTTCTCGGCAAGATATATGTCACGCTCGTCAATCAGCACTCGCTTCAGATCAGGAAATGATTCTCCCATTTCAGACATGAGGGTGGAAAGCACATCTTTCTTCTTCATGTCTTCAAGCTGTTCTTTGCTGATCTCTTCTGAATCGAAAACACTGGCCAGAAGAGAAGTCAATAAATGGCCTTTACGAAACAATGAGGTTGATTTCCATGCTCTCCGTAAAGTGATTCGAACATCTCGATCGCAGAGACTAATAGGAATGTCATTTGCTTTGGCGCTGTCAGCACCTGCCAGAAGTTCGGCACCAGGTTTAACCCCTAATTGGTTCCCGAGTTTTTTCTGGTAGGACCCCATCAGCAGGCTGACCAGGAGAGTGGACAGCTGCTTGTTGCGAATGACCTGTTTAAGATCCAGAGCCTGCCAGTTCTCCTTGCGGGACATGGCATGGTAGCGCTGGTCATCAAGTTCCAGGCAGACACAGTCGGGCTGCTCCGAATTGATTACCTGTTCTACGAGATCTACAGATTCCTGTGAGATGTGGGCAGTGCCGATGAGGAGGATTTCCTTATCGGCAATCGTGATTCTATGAACATCTGGTCCATAGTCATAAGCGTCGGTTTCTGTTGTTGTCATGGAATAAATTTTCTCTTATACAGCCAATTAATCAGCATTCCTGCAGAAGTATCGAGATGGGGGAAACAACGGAACGTATTCCATGAAAACCTGAAACGTAGCTCCATCGACTCTGTCAAAAGATACATCCTGTCAGCGTAAATTCAAGCCAGCCTTTGCTTTCTTTCTCTCTCTTTGACAGGAATATTCTATCCCTTTCGGATAATAAGCCTACTACCAGGGTGGATGAGATTGGACTTGAGGTTGTTCAACTCCCGGATGCTATCCGCAGAGATGTTAAATCTGCGGGAGATGGTCCATAACGAATCACCATCCTGAACCTTGTACCAATTATAGTCGCTCGGGATGGAAACTTCATCCGGCAAGCCCTTTTTCTGTGCAGTAAGTGTGGGGATAGCACCTGATGATGATACGAGCGCAGATGTAGCCGGTTGATCGATAATCAACTTACTGGTTGAAGCGAGTATTCGCCTGGTTCCTGAGGTGCTTTTATTCGCATCCTCTATAAAGAGTGCGAGTTGCTGCCCGGCGCGGATTGAGTGGACACTTTTCAAGCCGTTCCAGGAGACAATCATGTTTTGCGGAACCTTGTACTTTTTAGCAATTTTGGAGATAGTCTCGCCACTTTGGATTTTATGCAGGATCAGATTATCATTATATGCAGCGAGATTGCTCAAATCACCGTCCGGCAGCAACTGGTATTTTACCATCGGATACGGAACGCGGAGATTGGTCCCCGGTTTGAGATTGGAGGACCTGAGATTATTCACTTTCAACAGCGCAGTGGTGTTCAGGTTATACTTTCTACAGATTGAGGCGATAGTTTCTCCCCGCTTGATAGTGTGCGTCTTGTAACCGGTGCTGACATAGGAGTGCAGATTGTCAAGATTCGACATGGCAAGCGATCTGCTTCCTGCCGGTATTTTTACACTGTAACCGACCTTGTTGGGAGGGGTCTTGCCGCGACGGAGTTCCTGATTGAGAGCCTTGATTTCCCTGACGTTGGTGCCGGAGATAATAGCTACAGCATCAAGGGGCATGCCTGGTTCGACCTGGATTTTATCGTATGTAAGAGGCTCTTCGTAGGCGATATTGGTAAAACCATATCTCTCGGGCTGTCTTGAGATCATGATTGCTGCTATCAGCTTGGGTACATAGCGCTTGGTTTCGAGGTGTAGATATTTATGCTGGGCAAGATCCCAGAAATTATCTACCTGATAGCGCTTCAGACCATTACGAATTTTTCCTGGCCCGGCATTATAGGCGGCAACAGCAAGATGCCAGTCACCGAACTCTTTGTAGAGATCGCCAAGATATGCGATTGCAGAGGCTGTGGATTCTTCCGGGTCTATGCGCTGGTCTATATATGAGTCAATTTTCAGGTTGTATTGTTTGCCGGTGGCCGCCATAAACTGCCAGAGACCAACCGCCCGGGAGCGGGAATAGGCGCGTTGGCTGTAGCCGCTCTCAATCATTGAGAGATATACAAGGTCTTTGGGTAGTCCGGCCTTTTCCAGCTCATGCTCAATGAAAGGGACATATTTACCAGAGCGAGCAAGCCAACTCTCAAAACTGCGGCGCTGGCTGGTCTGAAACAGGTTCAGGTACATCTCTACCTGTTTATTAGTTACCACGGGGAAATCGAAGAGTTGTTCTACTCCGGTGATGGTGGTATCTTCTCCCCATTCACCTGTTTCACTTAAAGCCCGTAATTCTTCATCAAGGTCCGCATCTGATTCGCTTGAAAGGTATTTGAGGTCGGGATCATTGATGTCGTTGTCAGCGGCTCCTTCGATATTTCCGTCTTTTGTTGCAAGATAATCGGATTTTTCATTGATCGCGCAGCCTGAGAGAAAAAGTGCTGACGAAATCATTGTAAGTAGGGGGGCAGTCGTAATATATTTTAGAAACATATGAGTTATCAGTGGCCTATATATTAAGTAAACGGGGCGTTGAACCATATAGGTTACCCGGAAAAGTTTATTGAGTTCTGCAATATAACTTTGTACATTCAGGTCTGTTTTGACGCAGAGCTATTGATATTTGGAGAGTATTTAAAACCTAAGTGGTAAAGAATTGCAAGGATAATGCTGTCCGCCGACACCCGGCTTTAAGCAGTTGCCTGTCACATACCGCATATCACCCTGTCACGGCAGAAAAAAACAACTATGTTAAAGAAGCTATTCTATTTTTTCCTGTTTGTCTGTTTTGCAGCTGTAGCAACGGCTTCAGGTGGACTGTACTATTATATCGTGCTGGAACCTGGTACCGAGATTGATGAGAATAATATCGGGTCAATTCTTGGTAAGGAAAGTCCTGTATTTTATAATGATAATCAGACAAAGCTCGGAGTGTTTTTTGACGAGGCTCACCGTCAATATGTTCGATATGGCGAGATTCCTGAAGATTTTGTCAATGCTTTGGTGGCGGCTGAGGATAACCGGTTCTTTGAGCATTTCGGCTTTGACGTTTTCGGAATTACCAGGGCGGTTATCAGAAATGTTCAGGCGGGTAGAATTGTCCAGGGCGGTAGTACCCTGACCCAGCAGACAGCAAAAAATCTATTTAAAAGAACCGAGAGATCATATAAGGCGAAATTAAAAGAGTTGCTCTTTGCGTTGCGGCTTGAATATCGCTATCCGAAGGAAAAAATATTCGAATTTTATGCCAACCAGTTCTATGTGAGTGGGAACGGTCATGGATTGGGGGTTGCCGCAAGATATTACTTTGACAAGAAGCCGAGTGAGCTGACTTTGGTTGAGTGTGCCTTTATTGCCGGCAGTGTCAAAAGACCCAATTATTATAATCCATTCATCAAGAAAACCAGAGAAAGTGCTGAGCTGGCAGAGCAGCGGGCCAGGGGACGTTTGAAATATGTGCTCGATAAAATGCTCGAGCTGGAAATGATCGGCCTAGGGAAATACCGGGAAGCACTTGCTTCCAATATTGGTTTTAATCAGGGGCAGGTGGGGTACTCTCTCGATTATGTGATGGAGATGGTTAAGGATGCTGTCACGACCCAGGAGATAACCGAGAGTCTGGAAAAACACGATATAGACAATGTGGCTACTTCCGGTATCCGGATTATCACCACCGTTGATAAGGATATCCAGGCAAAAACCCTCTACGCTCTTCGTCACGACCTCTCCCGTCTCGACACCTTACTGCGCGGTTATGAGCGTGATGAAGTGCAGCAGGAATACAGTGAGATGACGTATACCGGTGACAATCGGCTGGATGTCGGCTCATTTCTTTTCGGCACGGTAAGCAGTGTCACAGTGACCGGCGGCCAGATCCTCGCTGTTGTCGATTTTGGTAGAAAACTCGGGGCAGGTACGCTTGATACCAAGGGTTTTGAGCATCTGGTCGATCCCCGGGTAAAGTGGCAGAAGAATATCTGGGCCAAGCCAGCCAAGGCTGATACGGAAAAGCTTGCCGGGCAGATTCAGCCTGGAGATAAAATATGGGTAAGCGTCCGCGACGTGAACGAGGTTGGCGATGTGCTGCTCGACCTGGAAAAATACCCCAAGGTCCAGGGCGCAACTATGGTTATGAAGGATGGTATGATCCGGGCCATGGCGGGCGGTACGGAAAATCGCTTTTATAACCGTGCCGTCTACGCGAAACGGACAATGGGCTCTTCCCTCAAACCATTTGTCTTCGCAGCTGCTTTGCAACTGGGCTGGAACAGTTCGGATCTGCTCCAGAATTCCAGGGATGTATTCGTCTATCATAATCAGCCGTATTTCCCTCGTCCCGACCACCAGAGTCCCCATGAATGGGTCTCGATGAGCTGGGCAGGTGTAAAATCTGAAAATCTCGCGTCTGTCTGGTTGCTGGCAAATCTCTGTGAGCAATTGAACCCTATCCAGTTTAAAACGGTTGCCGATCATCTCGGCCTCACGCCAAAGGTCGTGAACGGAGAGCAGGAGCCGTATCGTACATACCGAAACCGCATTCGTGATCGTTACGGCATAGTGGTGAATCAGGATGTACTTCGCGAGGCCGCATACAATGCAGCTCTACGAAATAGTGAAGCTGATTTTATGTTTGAGAACATGATTGAGGAGTACAAGTACTTCAACTCGCTGCATTACGGCTTGAATTTTGACAACTTTACGGAACAGCTCAACGCGAGTCTCAAAGACCGATCCAAACTAAAGAATTACGAGATCGAGGAGTTGCAGCTCAGAAAGAAAATTCTTTCAAAGACCTTTCTCAAGTTCGAAGAGTTACGAAGTCAACTCCACAATTACACCGACAGGTTGGAAGATCCGCTTGGTCTAATGCGACCGGACCTGCTTGGCGATGATTTAAATTCCGGTGAATTATTTTTCGATTTTAATCTTGGTCGATATGTTTTCATGCCAAGAAAATTGGTGCATGGCGACCTCAGAGTCATAAACCGCAGAAATCTTCAGCAACAGCTATTTGTCTCGACAGAGGTGGAGCGCAAACAGTTCTGGGGTAATATCCTTCTCTACGGAGAGGTGTCAGTAGAGTCGTTTGACATGCTTTCAAGACAGATGGATTTTGAGTACCGCCGCCTGCAACGGGAGCTGCCTTACAGCTTTGAGGTGCTTTCCGAGGTGAAGGATTTCAGGATCAATGTCGGGTTGAGGTATCTGATCGATCTAGCCCGGCAGATGGGAGTAAAAAGCGATCTGCAACCAGTGCTCTCTTTTGCCCTTGGCTCAAATGTAATGAGTTTGCTTGAGACGACCAGGATGTACGAAACCATGGTCACCGGTAAGCTGACAACCTATGGGGAGCATCCACAGGGGAGTGATAACGACAGTCTGCTGATTATTGATCGGATAGAATCCAGCGATGGCAGACTCCTCTATCAGCCGGAGCGTCACGTTACTCCAGTGCTTGGAGAAAAGAGCCGGATTGCTGTAAATAACATACTGGAAAATGTGATGAAGTTCGGTACCGGTCGTCGAGCCGACAAAGCGGTGAAGATTGCCGCGGCTGACGGCTCCGGGGCTGGCAACCTGACGGTTCCTGTGCCATTGATGGGCAAGACCGGAACCGCGAACCGTTACACCAATGCATCATTCTTTGGGTATCTGCCGGGGTTGGGTCAGAGCGGTACCTATATGGTCCCGGAAAAAGGCTATGCCGTAGGCGCCTATGTTGGTTTTGACGATAATTCAGATATGCGCAAATCAACAATTCGAATCACTGGGGCCGCCGGTGCGTTGCCGTCCTGGGTTGATATCGTAAATACCATTATCCAGGAGCGGAGCTATATAGAGTCATTTGATCCGGTTGATCTCTCTTTTAATGGCCTGCAGTTAAAATATAATAATCTTGGCCAACTGAACATGGCAGTGAAGGGTGATGGTGGGGGAGTGATTGGTCAGCCTGCCAGCACTGTGAGCGAATTGAGTCGCTATAAGCCTTCAATTCTTACCTTTGGTCAAGTAAGTGAAAGTGGTTTCATCCCGGAGAGAACTTTCGAACCCTTCTGGCAGGTTGGAGAAGGATTGCTTTTTTCTGTCTCTGATGAGCTGGTAAATGCTTTCGAGCCTTGATCTTCTGTTTCTCAAAAACTTTTGGTAGAAACGTCACAGGGGCATTGAAGTTGGTGTGCTGAATCCAAACTTCAATGCCCCTGTTCTTTGTAGCAGGCAGTAATAACCTGGTTAGTGAGTGCGCTAACTGGTTATAATGATTTGGTTGTGCTTTGAGCTGATTCGCAGATATGGTACGATTAGCTGGTTGCAAGAAATGCGGGCTAAAGACTTGTAATCGCCTGCAGATATGGTAATAAGATGAAAATACTAATAATATTGACATAAATTGAGGCGGCGGTCGCAGGCCCTGAGGTCTGTACGACTGCTCCCCCGGAATTTAAGACCCTCTCCTGATCATGAAGAAGACATTTTACATCAGTACTATCGCATGCTGTATGTTGGCGCTGACCGGTTGTGTTCAGTCCCAGAAACGAGTTGCCACCCCATCATCCGGCATGCAGGGCCCGAATATGAGTGCCCCTGTATATACTGGTGACGG of the Desulfosediminicola ganghwensis genome contains:
- the dut gene encoding dUTP diphosphatase; its protein translation is MTSFRTPTVRSLPVKFCWLLPEEQHDLQLPSYETAGSAGMDVGAAVEDDLELAPGEIVLVPTGFAVAIPEGFEIQVRPRSGLAVKHGITIINSPGTIDSDYRGEVKVGLINLGKNSFTIRRGDRIAQLVLAPVTLACWDVCTELDDTDRGAGGFGHTGVR
- a CDS encoding MBL fold metallo-hydrolase; this encodes MRFSVLGSGSRGNSVYIESGATGILIDNGFSGKELEKRLLSIGRSLDNITAICLTHEHNDHVAGAGVISRRCKVPVHANPGTFEGAEKRLGKLYQRADFATGDELSIDDLQVRSFRISHDTLDPVGYVVSDGTKHFGYCTDTGKVSKLMELRLARCHGLVLEFNHDPEMLKNGPYPLMLKQRVRSSHGHLANEEAGEFLGSLVHNSLQVAVLAHLSETNNTPNFAMAAALPHMPADHPARLLAAEQDKATDLFQL
- the yhbY gene encoding ribosome assembly RNA-binding protein YhbY, producing the protein MTEIKNDEKPALTSRQKKYLKSLAHDLPALVQVGKEGLSESLIEAADVELERRELIKVKLGKNSGVEKDLGGEQLAKATDSYLVQIIGKTLILYRANPKRKKDERIKLPKA
- a CDS encoding TraB/GumN family protein; translated protein: MTTTETDAYDYGPDVHRITIADKEILLIGTAHISQESVDLVEQVINSEQPDCVCLELDDQRYHAMSRKENWQALDLKQVIRNKQLSTLLVSLLMGSYQKKLGNQLGVKPGAELLAGADSAKANDIPISLCDRDVRITLRRAWKSTSLFRKGHLLTSLLASVFDSEEISKEQLEDMKKKDVLSTLMSEMGESFPDLKRVLIDERDIYLAEKIKASAGQKLVAVVGAGHVAGIKKSLPQDQQNKIAEISTIPPISKGWKVAGWSVPMLILASLVAIGVMKGASVAGANLMFWIVANGIPAACGALLALAHPFTTIGAFTAAPITSLTPVIGAGYVTAFIQVMTRPPVVREFESVGDDISSFTGWWKNKLLRVFLVFFFTGLGSAIGTWVGGYEIFKNLIS
- a CDS encoding LysM peptidoglycan-binding domain-containing protein, producing the protein MISSALFLSGCAINEKSDYLATKDGNIEGAADNDINDPDLKYLSSESDADLDEELRALSETGEWGEDTTITGVEQLFDFPVVTNKQVEMYLNLFQTSQRRSFESWLARSGKYVPFIEHELEKAGLPKDLVYLSMIESGYSQRAYSRSRAVGLWQFMAATGKQYNLKIDSYIDQRIDPEESTASAIAYLGDLYKEFGDWHLAVAAYNAGPGKIRNGLKRYQVDNFWDLAQHKYLHLETKRYVPKLIAAIMISRQPERYGFTNIAYEEPLTYDKIQVEPGMPLDAVAIISGTNVREIKALNQELRRGKTPPNKVGYSVKIPAGSRSLAMSNLDNLHSYVSTGYKTHTIKRGETIASICRKYNLNTTALLKVNNLRSSNLKPGTNLRVPYPMVKYQLLPDGDLSNLAAYNDNLILHKIQSGETISKIAKKYKVPQNMIVSWNGLKSVHSIRAGQQLALFIEDANKSTSGTRRILASTSKLIIDQPATSALVSSSGAIPTLTAQKKGLPDEVSIPSDYNWYKVQDGDSLWTISRRFNISADSIRELNNLKSNLIHPGSRLIIRKG
- a CDS encoding transglycosylase domain-containing protein is translated as MLKKLFYFFLFVCFAAVATASGGLYYYIVLEPGTEIDENNIGSILGKESPVFYNDNQTKLGVFFDEAHRQYVRYGEIPEDFVNALVAAEDNRFFEHFGFDVFGITRAVIRNVQAGRIVQGGSTLTQQTAKNLFKRTERSYKAKLKELLFALRLEYRYPKEKIFEFYANQFYVSGNGHGLGVAARYYFDKKPSELTLVECAFIAGSVKRPNYYNPFIKKTRESAELAEQRARGRLKYVLDKMLELEMIGLGKYREALASNIGFNQGQVGYSLDYVMEMVKDAVTTQEITESLEKHDIDNVATSGIRIITTVDKDIQAKTLYALRHDLSRLDTLLRGYERDEVQQEYSEMTYTGDNRLDVGSFLFGTVSSVTVTGGQILAVVDFGRKLGAGTLDTKGFEHLVDPRVKWQKNIWAKPAKADTEKLAGQIQPGDKIWVSVRDVNEVGDVLLDLEKYPKVQGATMVMKDGMIRAMAGGTENRFYNRAVYAKRTMGSSLKPFVFAAALQLGWNSSDLLQNSRDVFVYHNQPYFPRPDHQSPHEWVSMSWAGVKSENLASVWLLANLCEQLNPIQFKTVADHLGLTPKVVNGEQEPYRTYRNRIRDRYGIVVNQDVLREAAYNAALRNSEADFMFENMIEEYKYFNSLHYGLNFDNFTEQLNASLKDRSKLKNYEIEELQLRKKILSKTFLKFEELRSQLHNYTDRLEDPLGLMRPDLLGDDLNSGELFFDFNLGRYVFMPRKLVHGDLRVINRRNLQQQLFVSTEVERKQFWGNILLYGEVSVESFDMLSRQMDFEYRRLQRELPYSFEVLSEVKDFRINVGLRYLIDLARQMGVKSDLQPVLSFALGSNVMSLLETTRMYETMVTGKLTTYGEHPQGSDNDSLLIIDRIESSDGRLLYQPERHVTPVLGEKSRIAVNNILENVMKFGTGRRADKAVKIAAADGSGAGNLTVPVPLMGKTGTANRYTNASFFGYLPGLGQSGTYMVPEKGYAVGAYVGFDDNSDMRKSTIRITGAAGALPSWVDIVNTIIQERSYIESFDPVDLSFNGLQLKYNNLGQLNMAVKGDGGGVIGQPASTVSELSRYKPSILTFGQVSESGFIPERTFEPFWQVGEGLLFSVSDELVNAFEP